In Acaryochloris marina S15, a single genomic region encodes these proteins:
- the glyQ gene encoding glycine--tRNA ligase subunit alpha, with amino-acid sequence MNFQSVIAKLHEFWSDRGCLIVQPYDIEKGAGTKSPHTFLRSLGPEPWAVAYVEPCRRPADGRYGENPNRYQYYYQYQVLVKPSPDDIQDIYLDSLRVLGIQPEDHDIRFVEDNWEDAAVGAWGVGWEVWLDGMEVTQFTYFQQCGGLDCRPVSIELTYGLERLTMYLQETDAIAKIDWNGTLTYGDVHLQGEIEQSTYNFEASNPELLFQLFSLYEQEALQLIERKLVLPGLDYVLKCSHTFNLLDARGVISVTERTRYIGRIRQMARQVAQLYLLQREELGFPLLKTQSVS; translated from the coding sequence TCGTCCAGCCCTATGACATAGAAAAAGGGGCAGGCACCAAAAGCCCCCATACTTTTTTGCGATCCTTGGGGCCAGAACCCTGGGCCGTGGCCTACGTCGAACCCTGCCGTCGCCCCGCCGATGGTCGCTATGGCGAAAACCCCAATCGCTATCAGTACTACTATCAATACCAAGTCCTGGTCAAACCCTCCCCTGATGATATCCAAGATATTTATCTCGACTCCCTGCGAGTCCTAGGCATTCAGCCCGAAGATCACGACATTCGCTTTGTTGAAGATAACTGGGAAGATGCCGCCGTTGGTGCTTGGGGTGTCGGCTGGGAAGTCTGGCTCGACGGAATGGAAGTCACCCAGTTTACCTACTTCCAACAGTGCGGCGGGCTAGATTGCCGTCCCGTTTCCATTGAGCTGACCTATGGCCTCGAACGACTGACCATGTATTTGCAGGAAACCGATGCCATTGCCAAAATTGATTGGAACGGCACCCTCACCTATGGTGATGTCCATCTGCAAGGGGAAATTGAGCAATCCACCTATAACTTCGAAGCCTCTAACCCAGAACTACTGTTTCAGCTCTTTAGTTTGTACGAGCAAGAAGCCTTGCAACTTATAGAGAGAAAATTGGTATTACCAGGGTTAGACTACGTACTCAAATGCTCCCATACCTTTAACCTTTTAGATGCCAGGGGCGTTATTTCTGTGACGGAGCGGACCCGTTATATTGGCCGCATTCGGCAAATGGCCCGCCAAGTCGCTCAACTCTATCTCCTCCAACGTGAAGAATTAGGATTCCCCTTACTGAAAACGCAATCCGTCTCCTAA